One genomic region from Quercus robur chromosome 4, dhQueRobu3.1, whole genome shotgun sequence encodes:
- the LOC126723036 gene encoding F-box/kelch-repeat protein At3g06240-like: MEPGPQPLILRQWKNHLPHDVVLNILVTLPVKSLIRFKCVSKLWDSSITSPNFISTHLNIVNNNNNNDDNDHAYLIQTCIEYNSPKIPITYKVFCCDRTFDSLFEFSVPSDFDLNMSLLIGSCNGLVCLTQHRRLSATSDAIYLWNPSIRKFKRLPDSCSNGKDFWFSTGFGYQSKTNDYKVVKLRGTPVVAEVYTLSSDSWRKVEISFRSKVVGAIPYSFPLFFSGALHWFAYYSEGGRKFPDPTMILSFDVNNEKFREMAIPDGDKLIKQDLFAFKGNLAFSSCGYPENDDDLQSDSQCFIWVMRDYGVHESWDKIFSIRLENVDISFYGCTEHGELLLYKKVKEESKDGEIKIHDWNESTILSNDIAIVLLDPETLHEKDLGILRYVTDILTTFKESLVSLDGATELYG; this comes from the coding sequence ATGGAACCTGGTCCGCAACCTTTGATCCTCCGACAATGGAAGAACCATCTCCCACACGACGTCGTACTGAACATCTTGGTAACGTTACCAGTCAAGTCCCTCATAAGATTCAAGTGCGTTTCCAAACTCTGGGACTCCTCAATCACTAGTCCTAATTTCATCTCCACCCACCTTAATAtcgtcaacaacaacaacaacaacgatgATAATGATCATGCTTATCTCATACAAACCTGTATTGAATATAATTCTCCTAAGATTCCAATAACCTATAAGGTTTTTTGTTGTGACCGCACGTTTGATTCGCTTTTTGAGTTTTCAGTTCCCTCTGATTTTGATTTAAACATGTCCTTATTGATCGGTTCGTGCAATGGTTTAGTGTGTCTCACTCAGCATCGAAGACTTTCCGCTACTTCTGATGCTATATATTTGTGGAACCCCAGCATTAGAAAATTTAAGAGATTGCCTGATTCGTGTTCTAATGGCAaagatttttggttttctaCCGGATTTGGTTATCAGTCCAAGACAAATGACTACAAAGTTGTAAAGCTTCGGGGTACTCCAGTTGTGGCTGAGGTTTACACATTAAGCTCTGACTCGTGGAGAAAGGTTGAAATCTCGTTCAGATCCAAAGTTGTAGGTGCTATACCTTATTCGTTTCCCCTATTTTTTAGTGGGGCTTTGCATTGGTTTGCTTATTATAGTGAAGGGGGAAGGAAATTCCCAGATCCAACGATGATTTTGTCATTTGATGTCAATAATGAGAAATTCAGAGAGATGGCAATCCCTGATGGAGATAAATTGATCAAGCAAGATCTGTTTGCGTTTAAGGGAAATCTGGCTTTCAGTTCATGTGGATACCCTGAAAACGATGATGACTTACAGTCAGACTCGCAATGCTTCATTTGGGTAATGAGGGATTATGGTGTACACGAATCATGggataaaattttttctatccgGCTTGAAAATGTTGATATAAGTTTCTATGGTTGCACTGAACATGGTGAACTTCTACTTTACAAGAAAGTCAAGGAAGAATCCAAAGATGGTGAGATAAAAATACATGATTGGAATGAGTCTACAATTCTTTCAAATGACATTGCTATTGTTTTACTAGACCCTGAGACTTTACATGAGAAGGACCTTGGTATCCTACGGTATGTTACAGATATACTAACTACATTCAAGGAAAGCCTTGTGTCACTTGATGGAGCAACCGAGCTATATGGATAA